In Romboutsia lituseburensis, a genomic segment contains:
- a CDS encoding CocE/NonD family hydrolase, with the protein MREYKLYSSGILYAYFYFEGEKVFFKELDVYKNEFLEKRELTKEKNEEYISFCKIDFLEIAKKFDYYEELFETKEENIITKFDEVYELASKGYYIQRKIKFPKNILLDGNEIVGVLCPNREYASILIKQGYENHTVLSQWEEIKEPIHPVKYEGMFDVLTRDGVKLSTDVFLPADMKENIPTILVRTPYGKELNNQMYFRYVQRGYAVVIQDVRGRNLSEGEWIPNYFEVEDGDDTITWIANRPWSSKKVGMIGGSYLGYVQWAAAASKNPYLSALVSIVCAGSAFVDLPRRGGAFTSGMLAWAFAVSQKKFKPELMERDDWEEVLNIRPLNKIPEKALGYKIDFLEKWLSEKDYNEFWHKSNWHARSQNKEIPALIMSGWFDDNGMGTTEALDLVKDYPIGKRKVILGPWQHSGNSRYDLHGVDFGTNALRFDLDLNFLKWFDLHLKGIENKMDESAPVEYYTVGSNEWKTAQNWPVPQTDQVEIYLTSNGCANTSSGDGKLVFENVENEGIDSYYYDPENLSTHIIDMSENEIEVPEDYTEEEKREDILCYTSEVIKEDFTITGDINVELFISSDAVDTDFMVRITDVDENGRSIKLADGIISAKYREGFSEPKYLEKDEVYKINILTTKISNTFKKGHKIRFTITSSAKNFVFPNSNTKDGYNSEVVVIANNKVHHGGKYLSKIVVRKEK; encoded by the coding sequence ATGAGAGAATATAAGTTATACTCATCAGGAATACTATATGCTTATTTTTATTTTGAGGGAGAAAAAGTATTTTTTAAAGAGCTAGATGTATATAAAAATGAGTTTTTAGAAAAAAGAGAATTAACAAAAGAAAAAAATGAAGAATATATTAGCTTTTGCAAAATAGATTTTTTAGAGATAGCTAAAAAATTTGATTACTATGAGGAACTCTTTGAAACGAAAGAAGAGAATATAATAACAAAATTTGATGAAGTATATGAATTAGCTTCTAAAGGATACTACATACAAAGAAAAATTAAGTTTCCAAAAAATATTTTACTAGATGGCAATGAAATAGTTGGTGTGTTATGCCCAAATCGTGAATACGCATCTATACTTATAAAACAAGGATATGAAAATCATACTGTTTTATCTCAGTGGGAAGAAATAAAAGAGCCAATTCATCCTGTAAAGTATGAAGGGATGTTTGATGTATTAACTCGTGATGGGGTTAAGCTATCAACAGATGTTTTTTTACCAGCGGATATGAAGGAAAATATACCAACTATACTTGTTCGTACACCTTATGGGAAAGAGTTAAACAATCAAATGTACTTTAGATATGTTCAAAGAGGATACGCTGTTGTAATTCAAGATGTTAGAGGACGAAACTTGAGTGAAGGAGAATGGATTCCTAATTATTTTGAAGTAGAAGATGGAGATGACACGATAACTTGGATTGCAAATAGACCTTGGAGTAGCAAGAAGGTAGGTATGATAGGTGGTTCATATTTAGGATATGTGCAGTGGGCAGCTGCAGCAAGTAAAAATCCATATCTTAGTGCTCTTGTAAGTATAGTTTGTGCAGGTAGTGCATTTGTTGATTTACCAAGACGCGGAGGAGCATTCACTTCAGGAATGCTAGCTTGGGCATTTGCAGTATCTCAAAAGAAATTTAAACCCGAGTTAATGGAAAGAGATGATTGGGAAGAAGTATTAAATATAAGACCTTTAAATAAAATACCGGAAAAAGCGCTAGGATATAAAATCGACTTTTTAGAAAAATGGCTATCTGAAAAAGATTATAATGAATTTTGGCATAAGTCAAACTGGCATGCAAGAAGTCAAAATAAAGAAATACCTGCGTTAATTATGTCTGGTTGGTTTGATGATAATGGAATGGGAACGACAGAAGCATTAGATTTAGTTAAAGACTATCCTATAGGTAAGCGTAAAGTAATATTAGGTCCATGGCAACATAGTGGAAACTCAAGATATGATTTACATGGTGTTGATTTTGGAACTAATGCTCTTAGATTTGATTTAGACTTAAATTTCTTAAAGTGGTTTGATTTACATTTAAAAGGTATTGAAAATAAAATGGATGAAAGTGCACCAGTTGAGTACTACACAGTTGGTTCGAATGAATGGAAGACTGCTCAAAATTGGCCAGTACCGCAAACTGATCAAGTAGAGATTTACTTAACTAGTAACGGTTGTGCTAATACTTCAAGTGGAGATGGAAAGCTTGTATTTGAAAATGTTGAAAATGAAGGAATAGATAGTTACTACTATGACCCTGAAAATTTATCAACACATATAATAGATATGAGTGAAAATGAAATAGAAGTTCCAGAAGATTACACAGAAGAAGAGAAACGAGAGGATATATTATGTTATACAAGTGAAGTTATTAAGGAAGATTTCACTATAACTGGAGATATAAATGTAGAATTATTTATATCATCGGATGCAGTAGATACTGATTTTATGGTTAGAATTACAGATGTTGATGAAAATGGAAGATCTATAAAGTTAGCAGATGGAATAATTTCTGCTAAATATAGAGAAGGATTCTCTGAGCCTAAGTATTTAGAAAAGGATGAAGTTTATAAAATTAATATACTAACAACTAAGATATCTAATACTTTTAAGAAAGGTCATAAAATACGTTTCACTATAACATCAAGTGCTAAAAACTTTGTATTCCCTAATAGCAACACAAAAGATGGATATAATAGTGAAGTTGTTGTTATAGCTAATAATAAAGTTCATCATGGAGGCAAATATTTATCTAAAATAGTTGTAAGAAAAGAAAAATAA
- a CDS encoding methyl-accepting chemotaxis protein codes for MKFKILRKNKEKSKSIKTQLILIIACFVALGCALLGSITSYLNYKTANSILSKTVVETTKQVSQNISQKIESLENAVIQIGMIKELSDPKISIEEKQNILIKQEQLYGLSSGKILDVNGNDIVNGKNVTDREYFKIAMSGKAYISSPIKSKTTGKMVFVVSAPIWENGEKGSNVVGVVTFNPDKEFLNKIVSNIKVSENSYAYLVNKEGTVIGHKDSSHVGVSNSIKDSQSDKSLIPFANADRKLISGQTGYEDAKFNGKAWMVGYAPIENSDGWGIGVMTNKDDFLGGLRTSIITTVILASSFTILGIIVAVHVSKKIGDPLKQCSERLDKLAQGDLHSETIVLDEDNEIGQVSYATSKIVDDISQMINELIHILTQMAEGNLNIDVDEERLTNLFVNDFEPILIALNKIIGNLNNTLSQINISSEQIASGSEQVAEGAQLLSQGATEQASAVEELSSTINEVSDQINQTAQNTIKAQQIALQSSVATDKGKSQMNDMIHAMDEISKTSNEIGNIIKNIDDIAFQTNILALNAAVEAARAGNAGKGFAVVADEVRNLAQKSAQSAKDTETLIHKSILAIENGTQIVSETAKALDEIINGAKDTAQIIQEISDATNEQANHINQVNVGVEQISSVVQNNSATSEESAAASEELSSQSQMLKELVEQFNLKK; via the coding sequence ATGAAATTTAAAATATTAAGGAAGAATAAAGAAAAAAGTAAAAGTATAAAAACTCAGCTTATATTAATAATAGCTTGTTTTGTGGCTTTAGGTTGTGCATTATTAGGTTCGATTACAAGTTATTTAAATTATAAAACAGCAAATTCAATTTTATCAAAAACTGTAGTAGAAACGACAAAACAAGTTTCTCAAAACATTTCTCAAAAAATTGAAAGTCTTGAAAATGCAGTAATTCAAATTGGAATGATCAAAGAACTTTCAGATCCCAAAATAAGTATAGAAGAAAAACAAAATATTTTAATAAAACAAGAACAATTATATGGATTATCATCAGGGAAAATATTAGATGTAAATGGAAATGATATTGTAAACGGAAAGAACGTAACTGATAGAGAGTATTTTAAAATTGCTATGAGTGGAAAAGCATATATAAGTTCTCCAATTAAAAGTAAAACAACAGGTAAAATGGTATTTGTAGTTTCAGCGCCTATTTGGGAAAATGGAGAAAAGGGTAGCAATGTAGTTGGAGTTGTAACTTTTAATCCAGATAAAGAGTTTTTAAATAAGATTGTTTCTAATATAAAAGTAAGTGAAAATAGTTATGCTTACCTTGTAAATAAAGAGGGAACAGTGATAGGTCATAAAGATAGTTCTCATGTAGGTGTATCAAATTCAATAAAGGATTCACAAAGTGATAAAAGCTTAATACCTTTTGCTAATGCAGATAGAAAGCTTATTTCAGGACAAACAGGATATGAAGATGCAAAATTCAATGGAAAAGCTTGGATGGTAGGATATGCTCCGATTGAAAATAGTGATGGTTGGGGTATAGGAGTAATGACAAATAAGGATGACTTTTTAGGTGGTCTGCGTACTTCGATAATAACTACAGTTATATTAGCGTCATCATTTACAATATTAGGAATTATAGTAGCAGTACATGTTTCGAAAAAAATAGGAGATCCATTAAAACAATGTAGTGAAAGATTAGATAAATTAGCACAAGGTGATTTACACTCAGAAACTATAGTTTTAGATGAAGATAATGAAATAGGTCAAGTATCTTATGCTACAAGCAAAATAGTTGATGACATTAGTCAAATGATAAATGAATTAATACATATATTAACACAAATGGCTGAAGGTAACTTAAATATTGATGTAGATGAAGAAAGATTAACTAATTTATTTGTAAATGATTTTGAGCCGATATTAATTGCTTTAAATAAAATAATAGGAAATTTAAATAATACTTTATCACAAATAAATATATCAAGTGAACAAATAGCATCAGGTTCTGAGCAAGTAGCAGAGGGAGCACAATTACTTTCTCAAGGTGCAACAGAACAAGCAAGTGCAGTTGAAGAACTTTCATCAACTATAAATGAAGTATCTGATCAAATAAATCAAACGGCACAAAATACAATAAAAGCACAACAAATAGCTTTACAATCTTCTGTTGCAACAGATAAAGGAAAGTCACAAATGAATGATATGATACATGCAATGGATGAAATCAGTAAAACATCAAATGAAATAGGAAATATAATAAAAAATATAGATGATATAGCATTCCAGACGAATATACTAGCACTTAATGCAGCAGTTGAAGCAGCTCGCGCAGGAAATGCAGGTAAGGGATTTGCAGTTGTTGCTGATGAAGTTAGAAATTTAGCACAAAAATCAGCACAAAGCGCAAAAGATACAGAAACTTTAATACACAAATCAATTTTAGCAATAGAAAATGGTACACAAATTGTTTCGGAAACTGCAAAAGCTTTAGATGAAATAATAAATGGTGCAAAAGATACAGCACAAATTATACAAGAAATTTCAGATGCAACTAATGAACAAGCTAATCACATTAATCAAGTAAATGTTGGAGTGGAACAAATATCATCAGTTGTTCAAAATAATTCAGCAACATCAGAAGAAAGTGCAGCAGCAAGTGAAGAATTATCAAGTCAATCTCAAATGTTAAAAGAACTTGTTGAACAATTTAATTTAAAAAAATAA
- the galE gene encoding UDP-glucose 4-epimerase GalE produces the protein MSILIIGGAGYIGSHTVKYFLDQNEEVIIVDNLLTGHKEAISTNKFYNVDIRDKENLDKVFKEHNIEAVIHFAANSLVGESMVKPYEYYHNNVYGMMCLLDVMKQNNVDKIVFSSTAATYGEPKSIPIVESDDTNPTNTYGETKLAMEKMMKWFDNAYGTKYVSLRYFNAAGAYFDGSIGEDHKTETHLIPLILQVPLGKREHISIFGDDYDTNDGTCIRDYIHVMDLASAHYKALQYLRNGNDSDIFNLGNGNGYSVKEVIDVARSVTKHDIKSVVEPRRSGDPAILIASSARAKTILGWKPKFDSLEKIVQDAWNWHSNNPKGYSK, from the coding sequence ATGAGTATATTAATAATAGGTGGAGCAGGATATATAGGAAGTCACACTGTCAAATATTTCTTAGACCAAAATGAAGAAGTAATTATAGTAGACAACCTATTAACTGGACACAAAGAAGCGATATCTACAAATAAGTTTTACAACGTAGATATCAGAGATAAAGAAAATTTAGATAAAGTATTCAAAGAACATAACATAGAAGCAGTAATACACTTTGCAGCAAATTCATTAGTTGGAGAAAGTATGGTAAAACCATATGAATACTATCATAACAACGTATATGGAATGATGTGTCTACTTGATGTTATGAAACAAAATAATGTAGACAAAATAGTATTTTCATCAACAGCAGCTACATATGGAGAGCCTAAGAGCATACCTATAGTTGAGAGTGATGATACTAATCCAACTAATACATATGGTGAAACTAAACTTGCTATGGAAAAAATGATGAAGTGGTTTGATAATGCTTATGGTACTAAGTATGTATCACTTAGATATTTCAATGCGGCAGGTGCATATTTTGATGGTAGTATTGGGGAGGATCATAAAACTGAAACTCATTTAATACCTTTAATACTTCAAGTGCCACTAGGAAAAAGAGAGCATATAAGTATATTTGGTGATGATTATGACACTAATGATGGTACATGTATTAGGGACTATATACATGTAATGGATTTGGCATCTGCTCATTATAAGGCACTTCAGTACTTAAGAAATGGAAATGACAGTGATATATTTAATTTAGGAAATGGAAATGGATACTCTGTCAAAGAAGTGATAGATGTGGCAAGAAGTGTAACTAAACATGATATAAAGTCAGTAGTAGAACCAAGAAGAAGTGGAGATCCTGCTATACTTATAGCAAGTAGTGCAAGAGCAAAGACTATCCTTGGATGGAAGCCTAAGTTTGATTCATTAGAAAAGATAGTACAAGATGCTTGGAATTGGCATAGTAATAATCCAAAAGGGTATTCAAAATAG
- the galU gene encoding UTP--glucose-1-phosphate uridylyltransferase GalU, whose amino-acid sequence MKRTVRKAIIPAAGLGTRFLPATKSQPKEMLPIVDKPTLQYIIEEAINSGIEEILIVTGRSKKSIEDHFDRSVELELELEQKGKKEMLKMVQDISNMVNIHYIRQKEPKGLGHAIHCAKSFIGNEPFAVLLGDDIVDSDKPCLKQLIDCYNEYKTTVLGVQEVAKEDTCKYGILDVKYIENRVYKVKDMVEKPDVDKAPSNIAILGRYIITPAIFDILENQEPGKGGEIQLTDALQTLADQEAIYAYNFEGRRYDVGDKLGFLEATVDFALKRPELRDEFIEFLRRKGKDNKDKEVEVNVIDEVAIDKA is encoded by the coding sequence ATGAAACGCACAGTACGTAAAGCAATAATACCAGCAGCTGGACTAGGGACTAGATTTTTACCAGCTACAAAATCACAACCAAAAGAAATGCTACCAATAGTAGACAAACCAACACTACAATACATAATAGAAGAAGCGATAAACTCAGGGATAGAAGAAATATTAATAGTAACAGGTCGTAGCAAAAAAAGTATAGAAGATCACTTCGATAGATCAGTAGAACTAGAACTAGAACTGGAGCAAAAAGGCAAAAAAGAAATGCTTAAGATGGTGCAAGACATATCAAACATGGTAAACATTCACTACATCAGACAAAAGGAGCCCAAAGGACTAGGACATGCTATTCATTGTGCTAAAAGCTTTATAGGGAATGAGCCATTTGCAGTACTTTTAGGAGATGATATAGTAGATAGTGACAAGCCTTGTTTAAAGCAATTAATAGATTGCTACAATGAATACAAAACTACAGTATTAGGTGTTCAAGAAGTTGCAAAAGAAGATACTTGCAAGTATGGAATACTAGATGTTAAGTATATAGAAAACAGAGTATACAAGGTAAAAGACATGGTTGAAAAGCCAGATGTTGATAAAGCTCCATCAAACATAGCTATACTTGGTAGATATATAATAACTCCAGCTATATTTGATATACTTGAAAATCAAGAGCCTGGAAAAGGTGGAGAGATACAATTAACAGATGCACTTCAAACTTTAGCAGATCAAGAAGCTATATATGCATACAACTTTGAAGGTAGAAGGTATGATGTAGGGGATAAGCTAGGTTTCTTAGAAGCTACTGTTGACTTTGCATTAAAAAGACCAGAGCTTAGAGATGAATTTATAGAGTTTCTAAGACGTAAGGGGAAAGACAATAAAGATAAAGAAGTAGAAGTTAATGTAATAGATGAAGTGGCAATAGATAAAGCATAA
- a CDS encoding LysM peptidoglycan-binding domain-containing protein: MSRNNCNINGIDVSNWSGSIDFSQVAQTDAKIVYIQATEGVYYTDPYLHEFYNGAKENGLKVGFYHYFNPGSSPTPREQARYFVDALKGFKIDCRLALDLEETGGLNNEELTNQAIEFLEAVKEFSGLDVVVYTYTNFAQTSLNTNSDIGKYKVWIAEYSSNYPQQNPVWGEAYIGWQYSDSGYVRGVGANTDLDYFSREILLEHKEDSEHKPKDPEKKTEHKPESKPEKNPTEKSHNKPSKDTHHKIDNTKIIDYIVKPGDTLSQIAQNYNTTVNALVQANNIQDPNLIYPGQVIKIYANSKPFSHANSSVIDYVVKPGDTLSQIAQNYNTTVNVLVQANDIQNPNLIYPGQVIKIYKSSNQHHSNTVYIVRPGDTLSQIALNYNTTVNELVQLNNIKNPNLIYPGQRIILP, from the coding sequence ATGTCTAGAAATAATTGTAACATAAATGGAATAGATGTTAGTAACTGGTCTGGAAGTATAGATTTCAGTCAAGTTGCTCAAACAGATGCGAAAATTGTATATATACAAGCAACAGAAGGAGTTTATTATACAGACCCATATTTACACGAGTTTTATAATGGAGCAAAAGAAAATGGATTAAAGGTAGGTTTTTATCATTATTTTAATCCAGGTAGCTCACCAACTCCAAGAGAGCAAGCCAGATATTTTGTAGATGCATTAAAAGGATTTAAAATAGATTGTAGATTAGCATTAGATTTAGAAGAAACAGGAGGTCTAAATAACGAAGAGTTAACTAATCAAGCAATAGAGTTTTTAGAAGCTGTAAAAGAATTTAGTGGATTAGATGTAGTAGTTTACACATATACAAACTTTGCTCAAACTAGCTTAAATACAAATTCAGATATAGGAAAATATAAGGTATGGATAGCAGAGTATAGTTCAAATTATCCTCAACAAAATCCTGTATGGGGAGAGGCATATATTGGATGGCAATACTCTGATTCTGGATATGTTAGAGGAGTAGGAGCTAATACAGATTTAGATTATTTTTCAAGGGAGATATTACTAGAACACAAAGAAGATAGTGAGCATAAGCCAAAAGATCCAGAGAAAAAAACAGAGCACAAGCCTGAAAGTAAACCAGAAAAAAATCCAACAGAAAAGTCTCATAATAAACCATCAAAAGATACACACCACAAAATAGATAATACCAAAATAATTGATTATATAGTAAAGCCAGGAGATACATTAAGTCAGATAGCGCAAAACTATAACACAACAGTAAATGCATTAGTACAAGCCAACAATATTCAAGATCCAAATCTGATATACCCAGGTCAAGTAATAAAGATATACGCAAATTCTAAGCCATTTAGCCATGCTAATAGTTCAGTAATAGATTATGTAGTAAAGCCAGGGGATACACTAAGCCAGATAGCTCAAAACTACAATACAACAGTAAATGTATTAGTGCAAGCTAATGATATACAAAATCCAAATCTAATATATCCAGGACAAGTAATAAAAATATATAAATCTAGTAATCAACACCATTCAAATACTGTATATATAGTTAGACCGGGAGATACCCTAAGTCAAATAGCACTAAATTACAACACAACAGTAAATGAATTAGTTCAACTTAACAATATAAAAAATCCTAATTTAATATATCCAGGACAAAGAATAATACTACCTTAA
- a CDS encoding DUF6483 family protein: MGYTQDWLIRQIEGIGRCVAKLIFKTSSIEYEIHDKDNYSQADKLYEEIHSLISQHKICEAENLLFKTLDKNNLDYLKVAVDFYQTISKFSENQLEECNFSREEIFEGLQDILKIYNVPISNFDLI; encoded by the coding sequence ATGGGATACACACAAGACTGGTTGATTAGACAAATCGAGGGAATTGGGCGTTGTGTAGCTAAATTAATATTTAAAACAAGTTCAATAGAATATGAGATACATGATAAAGATAACTACTCACAAGCTGATAAGTTATATGAAGAAATTCATAGTCTTATTAGCCAACATAAAATTTGTGAAGCTGAAAATTTACTATTTAAAACGTTAGATAAAAATAATCTAGATTATTTAAAAGTAGCTGTGGATTTTTACCAAACTATTAGTAAGTTTTCTGAAAATCAATTAGAAGAATGTAATTTTTCTAGAGAAGAAATTTTTGAAGGATTACAAGATATTCTAAAAATCTATAATGTGCCAATTTCAAATTTTGACTTAATATAA
- a CDS encoding helix-turn-helix domain-containing protein: MTFGEKFKNLRLEKNLNQQEMVDEFNKLYGYTFTKSSISQYEHDKRMPEIGALKDFGLYFNVSVDYLLGKSNDRNKFTANDKVELAKDLLTFINGYLNSDNTSKDIKDDLFDFLSKDYRD; this comes from the coding sequence ATGACTTTCGGAGAAAAATTTAAAAATTTAAGGTTAGAAAAAAACCTTAATCAACAAGAGATGGTAGATGAATTTAATAAATTGTATGGATATACATTTACAAAATCATCTATATCTCAATATGAACACGATAAAAGAATGCCTGAAATAGGAGCATTAAAAGACTTTGGTTTGTACTTTAATGTATCTGTTGATTACTTATTAGGGAAAAGTAATGATAGAAATAAATTTACAGCTAATGATAAAGTTGAGTTAGCAAAAGATTTGTTAACTTTCATTAATGGTTATTTAAATAGTGATAATACTTCTAAAGATATAAAAGATGATTTGTTCGATTTTTTATCTAAAGATTATCGAGATTAA
- a CDS encoding conserved phage C-terminal domain-containing protein, with protein MGYCFNKMNSKVLKFDVLKDVDKIRFNHYIMRKENLNRLIKDLPDGQFSLTISEVQRELNLSKRKAYNLIKEFENIGIIKNIIKGNLSRNNSVYEYVVKDFETDLSKDKDIVKSSDINTYTKNNEKEMDSDMSNDLMNLKKENLKRDLNKHNIYTSIINHLNEKSSKNFKSTTKKTKSMIDARINEGFALDDFYKVIDIKCSQWLYSDMAKYLRPETLFSNKFEGYLNEINTKKVDDNNDCEIWDIKFDY; from the coding sequence ATGGGATATTGTTTTAATAAAATGAATAGCAAAGTTTTAAAATTTGATGTGTTAAAAGATGTTGATAAGATTAGGTTTAATCATTACATTATGAGAAAAGAAAATCTAAATAGGTTGATTAAAGATTTGCCTGATGGTCAATTTAGTTTAACTATAAGTGAGGTGCAAAGGGAGCTTAATTTATCTAAAAGAAAAGCTTATAATCTCATAAAAGAATTTGAAAACATAGGCATAATAAAAAATATTATTAAGGGGAATTTATCTAGAAATAATTCTGTATATGAGTATGTGGTGAAAGACTTTGAAACTGATTTAAGTAAAGATAAAGATATAGTAAAATCTAGTGATATCAATACATACACTAAGAATAATGAAAAAGAAATGGATAGTGATATGAGTAATGATTTGATGAACTTAAAAAAAGAGAATTTAAAAAGAGATTTAAATAAACATAATATATACACGTCTATAATCAATCACCTAAATGAAAAAAGCAGTAAGAATTTTAAGAGCACTACTAAAAAAACTAAAAGTATGATTGATGCTAGAATTAACGAAGGTTTTGCTTTAGATGATTTTTATAAAGTTATAGATATAAAATGCAGCCAATGGTTGTATAGTGATATGGCAAAATATCTAAGACCTGAAACTTTATTTAGCAATAAATTTGAAGGATATCTAAATGAAATTAACACTAAGAAAGTGGATGATAACAATGATTGTGAGATTTGGGATATTAAGTTTGATTACTAA
- a CDS encoding replicative DNA helicase, translating into MKNFDAVNIEQSILGAFIVDESLGYKLEDLSRDLFTFDYNKAIFSIMLDLYKSNMSLDIQTICTKLSENNLEVNISYLSNLAAMSQSFAIDTHIEILKDKCLRREIIKNCTSLFQSLGDGDEINSVIYNFENRMQKILNKEKVKYNDSISDICEGLLNFLESDEEIGMRFGVKFLDDIIGGLFNGELTTIAARSGVGKTALALQIMLNCMEQKKKVLFVSREMTSQQVFMRNLTKRTGISTKNMKNKDLDEDSWKSIIKVMGDFSQRNLIYINDKISTISELRKRIRVLNPDLVIVDYVQLMSVESSLQNREREVATLSRELKNITLDFDIPVIQLSQLNDEMKDFRPWGERPMRDSKAIFHDSNNVIYIHEPVLSEFDEACEDIKRDKKSVLNAKKKGIKLVDLIVAKCRDGEIGFRHYCYKGSRLHFQYIEY; encoded by the coding sequence ATGAAAAATTTTGATGCTGTTAATATAGAACAATCTATATTGGGAGCTTTTATAGTAGATGAATCTTTAGGATATAAGCTTGAAGATTTAAGTAGGGATTTGTTTACTTTTGATTATAACAAAGCGATTTTTAGTATTATGCTTGATTTATATAAATCAAATATGAGTTTGGATATTCAAACTATTTGTACCAAGTTAAGTGAAAATAATTTAGAAGTAAATATAAGTTATTTGAGCAACTTAGCGGCAATGAGCCAAAGTTTTGCTATTGATACTCATATTGAAATTTTAAAAGATAAATGTTTAAGAAGAGAAATTATAAAAAATTGTACAAGCCTATTTCAAAGTTTAGGTGATGGAGATGAGATAAATTCTGTTATTTATAATTTTGAAAATAGAATGCAAAAAATATTAAACAAAGAAAAAGTAAAATACAACGATAGTATTTCAGATATATGTGAAGGTTTACTGAATTTCTTAGAAAGTGATGAAGAAATCGGTATGAGATTTGGGGTTAAATTTTTAGATGATATTATTGGGGGACTTTTCAACGGGGAATTAACTACTATTGCAGCTCGTAGTGGTGTGGGTAAAACAGCTCTAGCTCTTCAAATCATGTTAAATTGTATGGAACAAAAAAAGAAAGTTTTGTTTGTAAGTAGGGAAATGACAAGTCAGCAAGTCTTTATGAGAAATCTCACAAAAAGAACAGGTATTAGCACAAAAAATATGAAAAATAAAGATTTAGATGAAGATAGTTGGAAAAGTATTATAAAAGTCATGGGTGATTTTAGTCAAAGAAACTTGATATACATAAATGACAAAATAAGTACTATTAGTGAACTGAGAAAAAGGATAAGAGTATTAAATCCTGACTTAGTGATAGTTGATTATGTTCAGCTTATGAGTGTTGAAAGTAGTTTGCAAAACAGGGAAAGAGAAGTAGCTACTTTATCTAGGGAACTTAAAAATATTACTTTAGACTTTGATATACCTGTTATTCAGCTAAGTCAATTAAATGATGAAATGAAAGATTTTAGACCTTGGGGAGAAAGACCTATGAGAGATAGTAAGGCTATATTTCATGATAGCAATAACGTTATTTATATACACGAACCAGTTTTATCTGAATTTGATGAAGCGTGTGAGGATATTAAAAGAGATAAAAAAAGTGTGCTAAATGCGAAGAAAAAGGGAATTAAGTTAGTTGATTTAATAGTGGCAAAATGTAGAGATGGAGAAATTGGATTTAGACATTACTGTTATAAAGGATCTAGACTACACTTTCAATATATTGAATATTAG
- a CDS encoding YvrJ family protein, translated as MDSNFQTLIANIGFPIALSMYLLVRIEGKLSSLTDSINELSKNILNIK; from the coding sequence ATGGATAGTAATTTTCAAACTCTAATAGCTAATATAGGTTTTCCAATTGCTCTATCTATGTATTTACTAGTTAGAATAGAAGGAAAACTATCTAGCTTAACTGATAGTATAAATGAATTATCCAAAAACATTTTAAATATCAAATAA
- a CDS encoding DUF2922 domain-containing protein, giving the protein MEIKKKLVMTFKTVLGKKVSISLDNPKEGLTEGEIKAAMDNILSKNIFTSNGDDFAACVDAKIVETGTENYDLA; this is encoded by the coding sequence ATGGAAATTAAAAAGAAATTAGTAATGACTTTTAAAACTGTTTTAGGTAAAAAGGTATCTATATCTTTGGATAATCCTAAAGAAGGTTTAACTGAAGGTGAAATAAAAGCTGCTATGGATAATATACTATCTAAAAATATATTTACATCAAACGGTGATGATTTTGCTGCTTGTGTTGATGCTAAGATAGTTGAAACTGGAACTGAAAACTACGATTTAGCTTAA